The genomic region cagttgtttaaatcaGAGCTTTTTGTGTCACTATAGAAACGATATCGCCATTTTGAGACTGGCTGATCCCATATATGATAATGGTCATGTTGCGATTGCCAATCTGCCTTCTCCAGGAGCAACACTGCCTAATAACTTTGAGTGTGTTATCACTGGTTGGGGTCTTATAGACTGTGAGTTGATAAATTAAGAAAACATATGGAGGTGTATTAGAGGTTTAAATTATAAAGTACTTTCTGTTTGCAGTTTCAGGCAGCGTTCCTGCCATCCTGCAGGAGGCACCCATTCATGTTGTGGCGCACTCTGTGTGCTCTCAGCCTGACTGGTGGGACAGTTTTGCTAAGGAGACCATGGTCTGTGCTGGTGGAGATGGGATCATTTCAGGATGCCAGGTGCTTGTTTTAGGGCAAAATGTGccatacaaaacaaatattacagtaTATTAATAagttgtgttcatgtgacatcacaacattgttgAATGCATATAGTTTAAATTGAGCTGgaagacaggtcagaattctgtggtaGAAATTGCTGTTTGACTGTGAAATTGcaaatttgttgacctggtttatagttAATACCTCTGTAACTACTGGACATATCCACTTGCAAGAAAAATGGTCACTAAATTAATCTTCCCAGCACAAATGATGGGTTTATTGCCAAAGGACAGTAattcataagattaatatggcaactAAGTTTGtagagccaatcccaaacaataattatctttttttaatgATTGTTGTCTAACTGGTATTTACCATCCTGCTGCTGTGTCCCAGGGCGACTCTGGGGGTCCGCTGAACTGTTTCACTGACGGAGCCTGGAGGGTCTATGGTGTGGCCAGCTTTGCTCCTTCTGGCATGTGCAACCAGCTGCAAAAGCCCACCGTCTTTACCAGAGTGGCGTCTTTTATGGACTGGATATATTCGGTATGTACCAGAGTCACACATTAAAGATACATTTGTtgcctgtttttaatatttaattttgtatttcaggTGATGCATAATTAAGTTCATAATTTTGAACCCatcaataaaattataattttagttgtcttgttgttttttgcacCACAATTAGCACAAGCTTTTGTAGACTAGATAAACTGAGTGAATGTGCTTTGGTTTGAAAATGTAGATTTCATGCATCTGTGAATTTATGtacaatacatatatacatgtgcAATTCTATGTttcatgtatatatgtattgtaGTTCTTTTTCAAGTCAGCAGGTGGTGTGAGTGTTCTTCAATactgtcaaataaaaacattcatgtATACCTACCCTATATGTTCTTAAATCTCATCTCTGAAGCACATTGCAGAGGTAGTAGTTTcgtttcagtctgatgtggagcacttcctgttatAAACTTTGACCCTAAACTGAAACTTCAGTCGACGGAAAACTTCAGAGAATGTAAACAGCACAgcacacatctccacagagactgGCTCTACCCCAACCACCACACTACAGTATGGTAACTGAAGAAAACGTAACTGTGGACAAATAGCTACATTCTTTACAGCAGTTGTCAGGAATCAGTAGTGTGACTTCATACTCTCCACATAATTTTTTTCTAGACATAACACATTTCTGAGGTCAAAATGAAAGCTGAGGAATGTCCCTCATGGCTACATGCACATAGCcatatattcaggtgtcagtgGAAATAAGGACAAATGTCAACAAGCACTTTtagaaaaaacttttttttttatttggaggGACAGGCTGTCAAAATGGCTTAAATGAAAGAAATAGTTTTAAACAGCAGGTTAATGTGtgaatatgtaaaaaataaagcagcttTGTTTGCTCTGCAGGACCATTCAAGCAGAAATCTGTACAACACAAAAGGCATCAAAGTAAGACACATTGTTTGAAAAAGAAACAGCCGTACTGTAATACATTACATTGATAACACTCACTGGTGCCATGTTCTTCATGTTAAATGATGTTTTGTACAATAGAAACTAATTGTTGCAAAAGTCTGCCCATTTTATGGCCAAACACATGGATtttaaaagtaatgaaaaaggCAAAAAGCGAATAATACATTTCCATTgtgcacgctgcacttttcaaAGTATACAATGAATCAGAACAAGTTTGAACAAACAGGACCTGCATGCATACGTCTAAAGGGTCCACCGGCTGTAGAACAGCTGTAAGAGGGGACATATGTACATCGACTCAACACTTCACGCCCTCCTCTCAAGAATCAGGCAACGCTTTCATGGTCAAGCTTTTGTACATGATAAAAATTGTATAATATATGCAATTTTTACCCACAAAAAACTTTTAATTTATAACATTGTAACCCAAGTCACAGACTTCCAAAACTTCAGAATACAATCAAATTGATCTTTGCAAATTATTAATTTTTAATGGCATTTTAACATATCTAAGTCCGCCTATGAAAATACTTCAGAATGCTAGAGCTATAACCTTCATACATAAATGTCTCTATAATTCATATATTACAAAGGTTGTCCCAAATTGAAAATTATTCACTAGTCTCttaataaaatattacatttgtcagtgattagaatttttTGCAATCAATCTACATAAAATCAGTTACAAAATATTAGTGTCTTTTCTATGGTTACAATATAGGCAGCCATTTAATAATAGACCCAAACTTTAGTTTCAGTGATTAGGGAGATTCCACAGTTTTCAGTCCCAAAGCTTAAGTGGAAGCCCTGTGCACAGGCCACTGGCAGGCATGGCTCCCTGATAACAGGCACATCCAGTAAACTCCACTACAGCCCATTTTATTGCCCAAAGGTATAAATTAAATAACTACTGAAATAATGACATAATAagttataaaaaatgttaaatgaatACGAGAATAGATATTAAATACTTTGATGGACTTGTGGTCCCATTTCCCATAACAATGCATTAATGTAATTCGGAAAAAGGAAAGAAGGATTGCACTTAGAGGTGAATATTAAACCACAGTGCTTGGTGAATGAAAATAGGCTTtagctgaaataaataaaaattaaatcataaagaaaataatttaattcAAGGGTATTAAAGACAAAACAGCTACAGCTTCTATGGTATGAGTGTTATTTCTAGTTACCCAGCTCACAAATCATGTAGCGGTGAACAGCTGAATCCACCCCATACAACCAAAACAATGCCTATTGATACTTAAGTCTTTTCACAGATAAAGTGCTGATTGAGGAGCTTTCTGAGGGACTTCTGTACCATACAAAACCCAGGATTTGGACAGCGTGAGGAGAACGGCCCATTTGAACACAGCAAAGACCGCCCCCTTCAGGCTATTCAGAGTAAGCACTGAGTCTGACAGGAGGATGCACATTGGACTATGTTTGTGATTGGACTCAGGTCTCATTGAAAGGCCATCACAGCAATGCTCTCCGCACATTGCCTCCAAAAGCTAGAAAGCTAGAAAAATATCCCTGAGGTGCACATTCAGCTGTGTTCGATTCCTGACAAGGCCCTGTTATAAAGGTTGACTGTTGTAGCATATGGTTTGGTTCAAAGAGCTTTCTTAGGAATTGTTAGCCATCATTGGTTTTCAAGGGCCATGTCAAATTATTTAGTTTTACCACTAGCTGCCATCTCACACAGCAATACTCCCACATGCTTTGCTAACATTTTGAAGGCAATTTGAACGTTTTAGGCAAAAGGGAATCACAGCTTCCTCCACAAACCACTTCTTAGACATCAGTAATCTTACTGTGTGCATGTATAGTTCACCCCGTacaaaagttttgttttttttcttcttgctTGTTTTAGTTAAACTTTCACAGATTCCATCACAGACAACTTCATGGCTTCCTCCAACAGCTGATTGTCTGTAAAAGTGGCAGGGGGCTCAGGGACGGACTCAGAAAGGCCAATGAGCGACTCGAGGAGGCATGTGCCGGGGTCAGAGGCTGCAGGGAGGCTGGGGTAACTAGGCAACTGGAACTGAAAATAGGTGTCCATGTGTTCGTACTCCTTCAGAGAGTTATAGAGCGAGCTGGGCCCAAGGCAGGGGAAGCCGTCAAAGAACTCCAGGTCGGACTCGGAGGACAGGCTCAAGTCCATGTTGTAGCTGGCCGAACGGTCTACGGTGGGGGAGGGAGTGCGGGGTACGCTACCGctgtggaacagagcgtttcccTGGTTGGCGTTTTCATCAATGAGTTCTGAAATGGCTGTAGCTCGATTGTCTGTCTGTTCAGAGTCCAACAAAGCAGAGtcaatattgtcattttcatCTGCAAAGTCCGCTATGCTAAAGCTACCGAAGGCCTCAGTGGAGGTCTGCTCCTGCTCTCGCTCTGTTATGTCCCTTTTGCATTTAGAGCAGGTCTGTGTGTTACTGAGACTGGAGCccctttctgtgtctgtgtccatttGTGAGCAGTGGTCACACTGTCTCTCCCCCGCCTCAGAGTCCTCACTTTGCCCTGAGGAGTCTGATAAGTCTGTCATGTCACTGCTACAGCTGTTCTCCTCCACAGCAGACAGCTCCGACCCAAATGTGAAGGAGGGGGCCATGGATAGAGGGGGCAGGGGTTTGTGGGTGAGGCTGGCTGGGCTGCTGTGTACGGTAGCCGCCTGAGGCCGCCTGCTCTCCTCGTCGCTGGACTGCTCCTCCAGCCTTTTCTCCAGTTCCAACTTCATGATAGTGTGGATGTAGTGTGTCTGAACCCGGGTGGAGTTGAACTCGATGCGCCCCTCAGTGTTTCCACAGCCATCTTTAGTGCAGCCACAAGGGAAAGAGGAATGGTCCATCTACAAGTACATTAAGTTGTTTGGTTAGGTTGTTTTGAATGCTATGTACAGAGAGCATCCCCCCACTATATAATTGCACACATTAGGCAGTGTTACCCCCTGGATCCTCACCTGACATTTGATGCCTGCTAAGCTGCAGCCACAGGTCTCTGGTTCACAGAAACCCTGACAGTCACAGCCACAGTTTTCTCTGGAGAGCCGGAGCTCATGCAgctgcctcttctcctctttgtcGATCTTCTTGACCCCAGCTGCTTTGAGCAGAGCGTAGCGTAGTTTGGACGTGTACGGCTGCAGAAAAGAGCCCTCTTCCAGGTTGGCACCACTCAGATCCAGATCATGCTCAGGGATATCGTCCACAGTTAGCTTCTCTGCTTCTTCACTCTCCTGAGTCCCATTTTTAGTCAGCTGGAGAGAGAAAATACAgttgttatgttatttattatacCATCGAGATTTAGAAGAAACATCCCATTTTAAAAATTGGGTCCTAGCTCACCTTTTGCTTGAGTGCCTCTAGTTTCTCCTGTTTGAACCTGTTGAGTAGCTTCTCTCGTCGCAGGAGCTTCTGCTCTACAGCAAACTCAGCAAGCGTGTAGGTGCGAAGCGCAGTATGTCGAGGAGTCATGCCCAGAGTGCAGCCTCCTCTGCTGGGGACGCTGGTGAAGCCTTGGCATCGAGGGAAGAAGAAGACTGTGACctggtcaaaggtcacattgcCTCGCCGTGCcctctttgttttctttagGATGGACGTCGCTGGAGAGGAAATGGTGAACATTAATGGCGTACTCCCAACAGTTTGCACTTTAAAAATTGTAGTTTCCCTATTGCAACACTAGAGAGTGCCGTGCTCTGTCTATGACTTCTGTATGTTCAAAGGTGCTGAGCGGACTGTAAATGGACACCCCTCTGATTCATGGGCCTGCTCCTGGCCCAAA from Periophthalmus magnuspinnatus isolate fPerMag1 chromosome 20, fPerMag1.2.pri, whole genome shotgun sequence harbors:
- the LOC117388438 gene encoding chymotrypsin-like elastase family member 1 isoform X3, with protein sequence MIWLVAFIVCVGFVSAETPSHYRVHNDRVTGGHDAKPDVWKWQVSLQLDSSSDGSFYHICGGSIVNSFHIMTAAHCILRSNPQQYRAVVGEYNLDHYEGSEQLHRVEKIVVHPHWNGDLGLGNDIAILRLADPIYDNGHVAIANLPSPGATLPNNFECVITGWGLIDFSGSVPAILQEAPIHVVAHSVCSQPDWWDSFAKETMVCAGGDGIISGCQGDSGGPLNCFTDGAWRVYGVASFAPSGMCNQLQKPTVFTRVASFMDWIYSVMHN
- the csrnp1b gene encoding cysteine/serine-rich nuclear protein 1b isoform X2 is translated as MSGLLKRKFEEVDEDPCYSSASPSSLSSACSAWDSEGESCYSDTLDSTPSNPSSPATHFNTTSILKKTKRARRGNVTFDQVTVFFFPRCQGFTSVPSRGGCTLGMTPRHTALRTYTLAEFAVEQKLLRREKLLNRFKQEKLEALKQKLTKNGTQESEEAEKLTVDDIPEHDLDLSGANLEEGSFLQPYTSKLRYALLKAAGVKKIDKEEKRQLHELRLSRENCGCDCQGFCEPETCGCSLAGIKCQMDHSSFPCGCTKDGCGNTEGRIEFNSTRVQTHYIHTIMKLELEKRLEEQSSDEESRRPQAATVHSSPASLTHKPLPPLSMAPSFTFGSELSAVEENSCSSDMTDLSDSSGQSEDSEAGERQCDHCSQMDTDTERGSSLSNTQTCSKCKRDITEREQEQTSTEAFGSFSIADFADENDNIDSALLDSEQTDNRATAISELIDENANQGNALFHSGSVPRTPSPTVDRSASYNMDLSLSSESDLEFFDGFPCLGPSSLYNSLKEYEHMDTYFQFQLPSYPSLPAASDPGTCLLESLIGLSESVPEPPATFTDNQLLEEAMKLSVMESVKV
- the csrnp1b gene encoding cysteine/serine-rich nuclear protein 1b isoform X1, which encodes MPGLTSRHCFCPLNRINKSMCQIRHTVAMSGLLKRKFEEVDEDPCYSSASPSSLSSACSAWDSEGESCYSDTLDSTPSNPSSPATHFNTTSILKKTKRARRGNVTFDQVTVFFFPRCQGFTSVPSRGGCTLGMTPRHTALRTYTLAEFAVEQKLLRREKLLNRFKQEKLEALKQKLTKNGTQESEEAEKLTVDDIPEHDLDLSGANLEEGSFLQPYTSKLRYALLKAAGVKKIDKEEKRQLHELRLSRENCGCDCQGFCEPETCGCSLAGIKCQMDHSSFPCGCTKDGCGNTEGRIEFNSTRVQTHYIHTIMKLELEKRLEEQSSDEESRRPQAATVHSSPASLTHKPLPPLSMAPSFTFGSELSAVEENSCSSDMTDLSDSSGQSEDSEAGERQCDHCSQMDTDTERGSSLSNTQTCSKCKRDITEREQEQTSTEAFGSFSIADFADENDNIDSALLDSEQTDNRATAISELIDENANQGNALFHSGSVPRTPSPTVDRSASYNMDLSLSSESDLEFFDGFPCLGPSSLYNSLKEYEHMDTYFQFQLPSYPSLPAASDPGTCLLESLIGLSESVPEPPATFTDNQLLEEAMKLSVMESVKV